Proteins encoded within one genomic window of Candidatus Dormiibacterota bacterium:
- a CDS encoding BON domain-containing protein, whose product MSRSDAELKELIERALEAEPGVDASAIAVAVTDGIVILGGEVPTYSARWMAVRTAERVVGTRAVVDEIQVRLVDDHIRSDADIARAAAFALEWDTEVPDGVTATVENRIITLHGEVDTPHQREAAERAVRNLMGVRGVVNVIRVRAPVA is encoded by the coding sequence ATGAGCAGGTCGGACGCGGAGCTGAAGGAGCTGATCGAGCGCGCGCTCGAGGCCGAGCCCGGCGTCGACGCCTCGGCGATCGCCGTCGCTGTCACGGACGGCATCGTCATCCTCGGCGGAGAGGTCCCGACCTATTCCGCGCGATGGATGGCGGTGAGGACCGCCGAGCGGGTCGTGGGGACCCGCGCGGTGGTCGACGAGATCCAGGTCAGGCTCGTCGACGACCACATCCGCAGCGACGCCGACATCGCCCGCGCCGCGGCGTTCGCCCTGGAGTGGGACACCGAGGTTCCCGACGGCGTCACCGCGACGGTCGAGAATCGGATCATCACCCTCCACGGCGAGGTCGACACGCCGCATCAGCGCGAGGCCGCGGAGCGCGCCGTGCGCAATCTCATGGGCGTCCGCGGGGTCGTCAACGTGATCAGGGTGCGGGCTCCGGTCGCCTGA